From Permianibacter aggregans, a single genomic window includes:
- a CDS encoding SapC family protein: protein MSRHVLLNNIDHKALRINTSRSAAFGDNVMCCVVYPVEFQALQEEYPIVFHRNAETAEVHPVALFGLEQNENLFLANEQWQASYIPLLMQRDPFLIGQQSSTKDGESQLVIHIDLDSPRVSETEGQAIFLPHGGNSEFIEQIASVLKAIHFSQPDSKAFTDALKQHDLLEPIVLDIELGKNRHHRLSGFHTINEKALANLNDQAIVALHRKGFLAWIYCCQLSLGRLNALVRRKQQQ from the coding sequence ATGAGTCGTCACGTATTACTAAATAATATTGACCACAAGGCATTACGCATTAACACAAGCCGCTCGGCGGCATTCGGCGACAATGTCATGTGCTGTGTGGTTTATCCGGTTGAGTTTCAGGCGCTACAGGAAGAATACCCAATCGTCTTTCATCGCAATGCAGAAACCGCTGAGGTTCATCCGGTGGCACTGTTTGGTCTGGAGCAGAACGAGAATTTGTTCTTGGCCAATGAGCAATGGCAAGCCAGTTATATTCCGCTACTGATGCAGCGTGATCCGTTTCTGATCGGTCAGCAATCATCGACAAAAGATGGTGAATCACAATTGGTCATTCACATCGACCTTGATAGCCCCCGCGTCAGTGAAACGGAAGGCCAAGCCATTTTCCTCCCCCACGGCGGTAACAGCGAATTTATTGAGCAAATTGCCTCGGTGCTGAAAGCCATCCATTTCAGCCAGCCGGACAGTAAAGCCTTTACCGATGCGCTGAAGCAGCATGATTTACTGGAGCCGATAGTGCTCGATATCGAGCTCGGTAAGAACCGGCATCATCGCTTGTCGGGCTTTCACACCATCAATGAAAAAGCGCTGGCCAACTTGAATGACCAAGCGATAGTAGCGCTACATCGGAAGGGATTCCTGGCGTGGATTTACTGTTGCCAGCTATCGCTGGGGCGACTCAATGCGCTGGTTCGGCGTAAACAACAGCAATAG
- a CDS encoding tryptophan halogenase family protein produces MQGEIQQIIILGGGAAGWLTAGILAAQHQLNPAIRITLVESPDVKILGVGEGTWPTMRDTLRKMGVSETAFIRECDASFKQGTQFQSWVNGDDKDCYFHPFSLPQGHFDGLPTRYWPMLADKLSFAEAVSTQPLLCQQFRAPKQPQTPEFAGVVNYGYHLDAVKFADFLRRHCTEKLGVHHHYAHVTGVTVDEQEHITALQTLGEPIIGDLFIDCSGFQAQLIHQHYHIPFHDLRHVLFNDSAMVWQQTHDTENSSLASATISTAQAAGWIWDIALPTRRGLGYVYASEHLSDEQAAAGLQDYIRKHFAGSDPESITPRKISFNPGYRTKFWHRNCIAIGTSAGFIEPLEASALVLIELSASYLSQQLPRTREQMNIVAKRFNEVFQYRWQRITEFLKLHYVASQRRDHDYWLAHQMPDSIPEALRENLLLWQHNTPSRFDFPHAEEVFPAASYQYILYGMGVHANTPVPNQTMQRSLAEQYLKQTLELGQKQLQYLPSNRELLAHIHHHATDPQRLQGIT; encoded by the coding sequence ATGCAAGGCGAAATCCAACAGATCATCATCCTCGGTGGCGGCGCGGCCGGTTGGTTGACGGCAGGCATTCTGGCCGCGCAGCACCAACTCAATCCAGCTATTCGAATCACGCTTGTTGAGTCGCCAGACGTCAAGATTCTCGGCGTTGGTGAAGGCACGTGGCCGACGATGCGCGATACGCTGCGAAAAATGGGCGTGTCAGAAACGGCTTTTATCCGCGAGTGCGACGCCTCTTTCAAACAGGGAACACAGTTTCAATCCTGGGTAAACGGCGACGACAAGGATTGCTATTTTCATCCCTTTTCTTTACCGCAAGGGCATTTCGACGGGCTCCCGACGCGCTACTGGCCGATGCTCGCGGACAAGCTATCGTTTGCCGAAGCGGTCAGCACCCAACCCTTGCTGTGCCAGCAATTTCGAGCACCCAAGCAACCCCAAACGCCTGAGTTCGCCGGCGTCGTCAATTACGGTTATCACCTCGATGCAGTGAAGTTCGCGGATTTCCTGCGGCGGCATTGCACGGAAAAGCTCGGCGTGCATCACCACTACGCCCATGTCACGGGTGTCACCGTTGATGAACAGGAGCATATCACCGCGCTGCAAACCCTTGGCGAGCCGATAATTGGCGACTTGTTCATTGATTGCTCCGGATTTCAGGCGCAGCTGATTCATCAGCACTATCACATTCCATTTCACGATTTGCGCCATGTACTGTTCAACGATTCCGCGATGGTTTGGCAGCAAACTCATGACACGGAAAATTCGTCGCTGGCATCGGCAACCATTTCCACTGCTCAAGCTGCTGGCTGGATCTGGGATATCGCGTTACCGACACGTCGTGGCTTGGGCTACGTATATGCCAGTGAACACTTGAGCGACGAACAAGCGGCTGCAGGCCTGCAAGACTATATCCGTAAACATTTCGCTGGCAGCGACCCTGAATCCATTACCCCGCGCAAGATCAGTTTTAACCCCGGTTACCGCACAAAGTTCTGGCATAGAAACTGTATTGCCATCGGCACCTCAGCAGGCTTTATCGAACCCTTGGAAGCATCGGCGCTGGTACTGATTGAATTGTCGGCAAGCTACCTGAGCCAACAACTGCCACGCACTCGCGAACAGATGAACATCGTTGCCAAACGTTTCAATGAAGTATTCCAATATCGATGGCAGCGAATTACTGAATTTTTAAAGCTGCATTATGTGGCCAGCCAACGCCGCGACCATGACTACTGGCTGGCACACCAGATGCCAGATTCAATTCCAGAAGCTTTACGCGAAAACCTGCTGCTTTGGCAACACAACACCCCTTCCCGTTTCGACTTTCCTCATGCAGAGGAAGTGTTCCCCGCAGCAAGTTACCAGTACATTTTGTATGGCATGGGCGTTCACGCCAATACGCCGGTGCCAAACCAAACGATGCAACGCTCACTGGCCGAGCAATACTTGAAACAAACCCTTGAACTTGGCCAAAAGCAACTGCAGTATCTGCCCAGCAACCGTGAACTGTTGGCACATATCCATCATCACGCAACCGACCCCCAACGTTTACAAGGCATCACATGA